The segment AAACTGCATCGCGGGAGCTTTTCAGTGCCGTGCTGGCCAAAAAGGGTATTGATTCTGCGACTTACAAGTACGGATCAACCCCGATACATCATCTTGATGCCACGTGTACGCCGGAGTTCGCTGAGTACCTTAAGACTCTATATGATCCTCTATGCTTTGATAATTCAGGAAGCCCCCCTCTTAAGTGTTTTCTCCGCAGATGGCTCGAACACAACGAAAACATAGAAGTGGGCAAGGTCAATGTTCTCCGTACAGAGATGTTGCAGATTTTAATCCCAGATTGCTTTGAGTTTTCTACCAGCAATAAAAGGGTACATGCCTGGGAGATTGTATGCGCTGCCTTGGAAGGACAAGAGCTCTGTTGTTATCCGACCAACCAACCGAAGTCTGACGGCCCGAACAGTAAATGTTACTGCGAATACCATCTTGGTAGATACTTGCAGCCCATCTTCAGGTACGGAGTACTGTCATCCTACGAGACAAAAACACACAGTTCTGGAATGGAACCACTCTTGAGAGTTTTGGGGAAGTACAATGGAGAACATTTCTGTGCTCGATCGATCATCATGTTGATAGACGAGGTCATGGAAGCCTCGACTATTAAGATGTCTTCGAATACCGTCGAAAATGGCTTTCGGCTCTTGGAAAACGCCATTCGCAAATCTGGATCGGGCCTAGTATCCAAGTTCATTGACTATGGGCTCGATATTCACCGACGACCTCCGAAGGAATTGAGCTTTGACTATAGGGAATCCCTGTTTGAGACGGCGTGTCGCACCACTAATTCTAAGACTTTCGAAGTTATTCTAGCCGGTATTCCGGCCAGCGATCTGAGTGAAAAAACCCCAACAGGTCAGACTCCACTCGAGCTAGTAGTCCAAGGAACAAGCTCAGACAAGACATCGCTCATCAGGGCGCTTTGCAGCAAGGGCGTGAATCCAAGGTTAGCTCACTCGGAAACGCCCCTAATTCTCCAGGCAGCCGAAAAGGAAGAATGGAAGGTGGTCCAATGCCTCGCAGAGCTTGGAGACGACATATTTGCCAGACAAAGCTTAGACGGCTGGGGGCTGGCAGAGAAAGCCGTTTTCCAAAACAACCTTGAGATGCTAAAGTGGTTTGTTCAGCTGGTTGAATCGATCGATCGAATATCGCAGCTACAGACACGCTTTACGATAGATTTGCTAAAGAAATATGAGGCCAACAGCAATCTAACTCATCGTTGGTATGACCCAGAGTGCACTCTGTTGCACATGGCTTCCATCAACCATATCATATTACCATACCTTCTTGACCAGCAGGTATTCTCAGATATCAATATCACGTCCAAACTCGGACGAACACCCCTTCATCATGCCGTAGACTCGAGTTCATGGCCATGCTGTCAAATCCTAATCGAGAATGGAGCAGACCTAACCATCCGAGACTCTTACGGGAGATTGCCCATTGATGTGGCTTTTGATTCTGGCAAGAAAGATCTCGTTGAACTATTGATTCAGGCAGGCTCTCCCACTCCATTTTTTTATAGGCCCCGAGATTATGCTAGCACTACAGATCAATCTAGTAGTATTGATCTCGTTGAAGAATCTCTGAAGGAAGAGTCTTCCATTTCATATGGCAGGTCTAAGGATGCCGTGTCCATCGAAACTGTCTCGGATTCTGGCAGTGATGATCTCATTGAACCATTGCACCAGACAGCCTCAAGACGGAGCAGTTTCGAGATGTCTATCAGGACAGGGTGCCTTAGTCGTTGCAAAAAAGCAGTTCAACGTGGTTATTCCATCCATCAACCCTTTTCCAGCTGCCCTACTTGTACGCCTTTGTTCATCGCCATCCAATCCCAACAGGAAGATGTGATTGGTTGGCTACTTGATCAAGGAGCCAGCACTCTCGGTGTCATTTGTAATGATATCACTCACGAAGACATAGTTATCTATGCTGCATCTGTATTGCAATCTCCAAGCTGCGTGGGCAAGGTTTTATCTGCTGTTCACAAACGACAAGCTATCTGGCACACAAACCTATCCAATTCCATTTACTTGGCTGTACAAAAGGAGAAACCTGATGTCTTGGCCATCATTTTGATGCATGTCCAAATGCATATTAAACAATACTAGTGAGTGGACCAACGTTGATGTTTCGGCGCTGCAAGCTTCTAACGCCGTCAGCGATACTTGGGGACATGAGCTGGACGGCACCGCTCAACCAAATTCAGTCCAAAGGTTGAAACCAATGCTCTTGGACTGCCCAATCAATTTCACGAGTTCATTCAAAGAGACGGCGCTTCATTGTGCCGCAAGGATCGGTAGCCTTAAAATGGTTGAGACGCTTCTACACCACGGCGCAAACGTGGATTccgaggatgatgatctggCGACGCCTTTGATTCACGCTGCTTCTAAAAATCATCTTCCAGTTGTGGAAAGGCTTCTCGCTCACGGTGCAACGGTTGGAGCTAGAGATATCCGTGGAAGTACCGCTATGACATGGGCAATCCTGAATGGAAACTTCGAGATGGCCAGGCTGTTCGACAACATTTACGGTCAATCGGCAGTGGAGACCTTCAAGGATCTCATCTCCAGGGGACTAAGACTGGATCGTTGCAACCAATACGGGCATCCAACGTTGAACTTCATTTTAAGCCGAGAACCTGTGAGGGATTACATGGTTCAGACACAATCAACACCACCCATGCCGGCAAAGAAAGTTGTGGCGTCAAGATCCCTTTTGGAGCTAGCCGATATCAATTGCGTACCAAGCGACATCAAGAGGTTCTTCCTCTCTCTGTCACCTATGATGGCTCAGAAACTCATGGATCAAGATGACAGCACTCATGGTACCCCTCTATGTGCTTCAGTGGCGATCAACTGTTTAAAGTCAGCAAGGTTGCTACTTACACTTGGAGCAAGCCTTGAAAAACCCGGTTCGTCATTTGGCACGCCTGTCATGTGTGCAATCGTATTTGGAAGGTTTGAGGCGGTCAAAATGTTGGTTAGAGAGGGGGCCAAGTTGAATTACACTGATGAGCATGGGGGTAATGTCAGTGCACTTACGACGAGCCTTCCCTTCCCAAAAATCACGCAGTGGCTACTAGTTGGGCAGTATCAGGACCAACAAAAACTCACAAATAACCCTTTTTACGAAGACATTCCACTCAGATTATGGAGCGGTAGGAGGGCTCTCAAGTCGACACTTCTTAGCAGGCAAGAGCGTTATTGGGGGGAGTCAACACTTGCTTTCTGTACAAGATTTCATCGGATGAGAAGACAAATGATTGGTCAAATAGTAAGTGGAGACCTAGTATGGGCATAAATCGGTAATGCCAATACTTGAGTAGAGCCGGGGATTGGAAGGCGAAAAATGTGTGTAGTCGTGGTTATAAATTGTAATTAGAAAGTGGGAGTTATCACAAAACCAAGATTCTAAAGGTGGATTGGGAGCAAAAATGGACTACCCTGCACCACGCGGAACTGCCGTGATTGGTCCGATCTCTACATCAGTCCTAAGCTTGGCAGCTGACGAGAATTGCCATAAACAGAACTAGTGCTGGTCGCGGATGAGCAACCGACATCGTCCGTCTGTTTTAGTAACCATAAATTCAATGCTTTACAAATCGCAACAACGGTTCACTGCAAAAGAGAGAAAACATTCTATACAGATATTCACATATGTTTCGAGTAGAACCAGTCGATCCTCCCTGTTTAAGCCTCCAGATAATTGCTGATTTATAGTTGTAAGAAGCTTGTGGAACATTCCGACTATTACATACGAGCACGTAGACAATCTTCGGCGGCGTTACCTGTTGCTACTCAAGCGTGACTAGTCGAGGCGTAGACATGCAGGGGGTTAGACAAGCATTAGCTTAACGTTATTTGAGCTGACTTTCGTAATAGAAGCGGAGTTTTGTAAGGGATATGGACATAGTCAATATACGCAAGCTAAACGCCGTTCTCATCTCATAAAAATGGCGGAGGATTCAAGTATTTAAAGGGCAGACATGCTGTGGGCAATATTGGTCCaaaccatcatcttcagctttATCATCATTAGCTCACAGTTATTTCTACCCATCTTTTACCATATTGTTATCGATCCACCCCATTAAAGCACGACAAAACTACATTCTTGATCCCCAACATGGCTCCCATTCTTGACGAAAATTCCAAAGCCAGCGAGCTTGTGCCTTATTACACCCCCCAGATTGAGGACAAGGTCATCCTCATCACGGGAGTTTCACCTGGTAGTCTTGGTGAAAGCTTTGTCAAGCAGGTCGCTGTCTCAAAGCCGGCTACTTTCATTCTTGCGGGCCGAAATCCCTCCAAGTTTCAAAGCCTGATCGACGAATTGAAGGCGTCTCACCCAAAAATTCAGGTGAAGCCATTGAGTCTAGACCTTAACTCACTTGCAAACGTACGAAAGGCTGCGGAGACTGTACTCTCCTGGTCCGGTGATGACGTCCCTCGCGTTGACGTTCTGGTCAACAATGCTGGCACCATGGCTATACCATATAGCTTGACCGAGGACGGCTTCGAGACACAGTTCCAGACCAACCATCTCGGCCATTTCTTGTTCACCAACCTTATCATGAGTAAGATTCTGAATGCCGAGGCACCTCGAATTATCAACATCAGTAGTGCTGGTCATCGTCACCACAACATCAGATGGACTGATTACAACTTCAACGGCGGCAAAACCTACGAGAAGTGGGCTGCCTACGGGCAGTCCAAGACAGCCAATTGTTTGTTTTCAGTCTCGTTagccaagaagcttggatCCAAGGGTCTTGCCTCTTTCAGCCTCCACCCAGGCGGCATCATTACTAATCTCTCAGCACATGTCGATGACTTTACAGCTCTTCTAAAAAGTATGCAAGACGTCGACGTAGTCATGGGAACAAAGTACATGTGGGGATTAGATGGAGTCAAGATGAAAGACTTGAATGAAGGTGTCGCAACTCATGTGTTTGCGGCCTTCGATCCCACCATTGAGCAGAACGGAGTGTATCTCAACGACTGTCATGTCGCTGACCCCTACAAGGAGGAAGTCTACCCCTGGGCAACCAGTGACGTGAGCGCGGAAATGCTTTGGCAGCTGAGCGAGAAGCTGGTAGGACAGAAGTTTGAGTATTGAGTGCTTGGCATACGGCATGGGCGAGAATCCTAGTAGCTTCGAGATTAGGATGGGCCCGTGTTTCCAATACGAGATGCAACATGAATCGAATTGCTAATCTTCCATGTTGAGATACCAAACGGTGAACCTGGCGAGTAAAGAAATGCCCTTGGGAATTTTATTGTATATAGAAGACTGAAGATAGATCTCTTCAAACATTTGAGTGGCTAGTTATCGACTGACTCAGATGATGACCATTTGCATGCGATGATGAGTGGCCCTGTATAGCAGTGGTGTTTCAAACAAGAGTTCGTCGAGGCCTGACGCCTGATCATTTTCGATAGAGTTCAGGGAGAAAGTAATTTATCAAATATATATTGTGATAATATGAGCGTGACGTTGTTTGATGGTTTCACTACGCGTATCTCCCTTATATGATGTTGGACTGAGCATATCTACACACTCTATCGATGGAGGCACATATTCCACTTAGCTCAATTTACACATCCCGCCTTTTTGAGTCCATGTGCTCCAGCTCACGAAACTCGGTGTCATGAGCAAGCTTAGATCTAGCTTGGTTAGATGGCACCACAACTTCGTCTCCAAACAAGGCAGCGATCTCCTCGAGAGATTTACCAGACTAACCTGAGTCAGCATTCTCGTATGAATGGGGTTATATGATTACTTACAGTCTCTGgtaggaagaagaaataaaacacAGCAGTGGCAAGGTTCGACGCGATAAAAAGAGAGTAGTAACTGTGTTTAAATATTAGTCTTCGGTTGCCGTCGTGAAAGTCAAATATACTTACCGCCAGCTGACATTAGCAATAGCCAGAGGTGTGACTTGAGACAGGACAATTGCTACCACAGACTTTGATGCTACAGCGAATGCAAGACCTTTGGTTCGCaagaagaaagggaaaagCTCAGAGGGTACCACCCAGATCATGGCGTTAAAGAATATGGCATAGCTCAAAGAGTAAACAAAGATGGACGCGATGGCAGCCCGGGCACCAGCCTGGTTTTCATTGTCTACGGAGCCGAATTGTGCGCTCAGAGCCATACAAATAGCAATCATTGAGCTTAGCACAAGAGAACCCGACCATAATGTGAGGGTACGCGGTAATTTGTCAGCAACGAAGGCGAGATATATGACTTGGCCGATGATGCACATCATGCCATACACGCCGCTGAT is part of the Fusarium oxysporum Fo47 chromosome VII, complete sequence genome and harbors:
- a CDS encoding ankyrin repeat-containing domain protein is translated as MAEAIGLAASIAGLVQLTGSVFKLVTKFCKEAKDAPSKAQELATQARELAGIFENLRLLASSLEARNSDCTLKTQHLHSCQQTLDEINNKLDKAQTDFDSGKPAKRFSRRLRWPFSLSETKDLVADLANHRDILHLALSADSMDALLKSLAKQDDLHNMIERKLSFDTRVQLDKRRKEIMNFFLRVNPQDYLEVSQELRHKATGSWLTSGHPTFSNWKDGTNSKLWLSGIPGYGKTVLCGLVVETVLEKSDDSTAVCYAFCDYKNPHSCLPENVVAALAVQLGLQGEEAFDVLEEYFDMLHPDDKLPAQPKLEDLLELVQYMAEVYDKVFLVVDGVDECGSHVSRMADSLKAMADKSENISVAIFSRKEEEIRERLEGEFEHIEVMAHTKDLEDYTLAEVSKRKVLKRMETTSPELYKDILDTLVQGAQGMFRWVACQIDHICDQPSNNARKRALRELPPTLNGTYDRVLNNIMSCHPEVRARIQKALHWIALGSPKLKVSALCEAVSIQKGMEAIAEDDVIEPEVISRHCGCLLRRSLDGNYFEFAHFTVLEYLEKVSIGEFRYSEELAYQSLAETSVRFLLFPCFDRVPTFSETVEKAYCDERAITHPFYPVAEWIPNHWLRSLCPYSARSMVLEKEPILSLLKRLFSPETGHFRAWLYPFFFYERNELTTVFSSSTLHIATCLLSPQLCSFALEQGADVNGLRNSETPLYLAIIQIRSESQETDESDSFWSNRHIKVFNLLLDHGADASFSVKGKSCLAHAFESLRGCTMVPFIRPSTPVPADAITAFLDRSWNDSSDDQLLHAVLELCGSNDAPPQWQPMAAPALFHSRRRGLSAPEQAIHLSANSYSNDDYPKALQFAIRAGLVEDLSTLIRDTRFKKYIEKYAFDLLIPLARMTLSSSGQMAEMLLDSGLDPAKVDFSRQTCLHFSCASGNMEVTQVFLDHGLSPACTDINNQNAWHMAATAGHTDILRLLCHTDESFLLGLATVAHKTWTPFGLALMNGHVQACLYLLEICPADRSYFRSDRPLLYHAAKTASRELFSAVLAKKGIDSATYKYGSTPIHHLDATCTPEFAEYLKTLYDPLCFDNSGSPPLKCFLRRWLEHNENIEVGKVNVLRTEMLQILIPDCFEFSTSNKRVHAWEIVCAALEGQELCCYPTNQPKSDGPNSKCYCEYHLGRYLQPIFRYGVLSSYETKTHSSGMEPLLRVLGKYNGEHFCARSIIMLIDEVMEASTIKMSSNTVENGFRLLENAIRKSGSGLVSKFIDYGLDIHRRPPKELSFDYRESLFETACRTTNSKTFEVILAGIPASDLSEKTPTGQTPLELVVQGTSSDKTSLIRALCSKGVNPRLAHSETPLILQAAEKEEWKVVQCLAELGDDIFARQSLDGWGLAEKAVFQNNLEMLKWFVQLVESIDRISQLQTRFTIDLLKKYEANSNLTHRWYDPECTLLHMASINHIILPYLLDQQVFSDINITSKLGRTPLHHAVDSSSWPCCQILIENGADLTIRDSYGRLPIDVAFDSGKKDLVELLIQAGSPTPFFYRPRDYASTTDQSSSIDLTASRRSSFEMSIRTGCLSRCKKAVQRGYSIHQPFSSCPTCTPLFIAIQSQQEDVIGWLLDQGASTLGVICNDITHEDIVIYAASVLQSPSCVGKVLSAVHKRQAIWHTNLSNSIYLAVQKEKPDVLAIILMHVQMHIKQYYDTWGHELDGTAQPNSVQRLKPMLLDCPINFTSSFKETALHCAARIGSLKMVETLLHHGANVDSEDDDLATPLIHAASKNHLPVVERLLAHGATVGARDIRGSTAMTWAILNGNFEMARLFDNIYGQSAVETFKDLISRGLRLDRCNQYGHPTLNFILSREPVRDYMVQTQSTPPMPAKKVVASRSLLELADINCVPSDIKRFFLSLSPMMAQKLMDQDDSTHGTPLCASVAINCLKSARLLLTLGASLEKPGSSFGTPVMCAIVFGRFEAVKMLVREGAKLNYTDEHGGNVSALTTSLPFPKITQWLLVGQYQDQQKLTNNPFYEDIPLRLWSGRRALKSTLLSRQERYWGESTLAFCTRFHRMRRQMIGQIVSGDLVWA
- a CDS encoding short-chain dehydrogenase translates to MAPILDENSKASELVPYYTPQIEDKVILITGVSPGSLGESFVKQVAVSKPATFILAGRNPSKFQSLIDELKASHPKIQVKPLSLDLNSLANVRKAAETVLSWSGDDVPRVDVLVNNAGTMAIPYSLTEDGFETQFQTNHLGHFLFTNLIMSKILNAEAPRIINISSAGHRHHNIRWTDYNFNGGKTYEKWAAYGQSKTANCLFSVSLAKKLGSKGLASFSLHPGGIITNLSAHVDDFTALLKSMQDVDVVMGTKYMWGLDGVKMKDLNEGVATHVFAAFDPTIEQNGVYLNDCHVADPYKEEVYPWATSDVSAEMLWQLSEKLVGQKFEY